A window of Nitrososphaerota archaeon contains these coding sequences:
- a CDS encoding DedA family protein: MNSLGRFNDGKFVLLLAVSLAAVGLLVFDLLESMGFSVGLGSSSVYQLLAGITAWSLEVMSAYSGLAIFVLMVMESSSLPVPSEVVLPFAGFMAQTGKLSFEYGLLLSTAGAMIGSYVDYYIGRILGSSEWLQRNKLFHRGLVSANKWFDKYGAITVFACRFIVGVRTLISIPAGASGMSKWKFGVYTLLGCVIWNVSLMYAGYYLAERWDEAGSIFNRTIIPIAAVILLIAVGAYFIKQRYQKENLKEDSAQ; encoded by the coding sequence GTGAACTCCCTTGGTAGATTCAACGATGGCAAATTCGTGCTTTTGCTGGCGGTATCGCTTGCGGCGGTAGGGCTGCTTGTTTTCGATCTTCTTGAGAGCATGGGTTTCTCTGTCGGTTTAGGTTCCTCTTCTGTGTATCAGTTGCTTGCAGGCATTACTGCGTGGAGTTTAGAGGTGATGTCCGCCTACAGCGGGCTCGCGATTTTTGTTTTGATGGTGATGGAGAGCAGCTCGCTGCCTGTACCCAGCGAGGTTGTTCTTCCATTCGCTGGTTTTATGGCGCAAACCGGGAAACTAAGCTTCGAATACGGGTTGCTTCTATCGACAGCAGGTGCAATGATAGGATCGTATGTTGACTACTATATTGGACGAATCCTAGGTTCATCAGAGTGGCTTCAGAGGAACAAGCTCTTCCACAGAGGCTTGGTCTCTGCCAACAAGTGGTTTGACAAATACGGTGCAATCACCGTGTTCGCCTGCAGGTTTATTGTAGGTGTGAGGACACTGATTTCAATTCCAGCCGGCGCCTCGGGAATGAGTAAGTGGAAGTTCGGAGTCTACACCCTGTTAGGATGCGTAATCTGGAATGTCTCACTAATGTATGCCGGCTACTATCTGGCGGAGCGTTGGGATGAAGCAGGATCAATCTTCAACAGAACAATCATACCGATAGCTGCAGTAATTTTACTTATAGCTGTAGGCGCGTACTTCATCAAGCAACGATATCAAAAAGAGAATCTAAAAGAAGACTCTGCTCAGTAG
- a CDS encoding APC family permease, whose translation MRNLIRRIFLGKPLPTKALREERLTNQQALAIFGSDALSSTAYATEEILLVLVGLGTLALSASLPIAVAISGLVIIVALSYREVVHAYPQGGGVYNVAKANLGETPALLGASSLIIDYILTATVSVAAGVAALTSAFPVLFPYRVPIGIAGIIMIMWMNLRGIRSSGRLFSYPTYFFIAIMLLTIFYGVVKFLAGTLPTASAVSEVGEPMQALGLFILLRAFSAGCTALTGLEAISNGVKVFKSPESVGAAKTIWRLAALLITILLGVTFLAYQTKIVPKLDETAVSQLARTLFSGNPLYYAFQVATFLILFMAANTPYADFPRLAAMQARDGYWPKQFSNLGSKLVFSQGILALSVVSILLLIASDGYVHALIPLYAVGVFLGFSLTQLGMIVHNAKLIFDRSGDRRQNYRRLVINGIGFAATSIVFFIVLYSKFFEGAFLILPMIALLFLAMKRVRNHYNKVDKALSISTTQFLDIPSQSILAVVLVSKLDRRAVEGARVARGLNPARTCALHVTCEKDEGEHLKTVWSVLFNDIPIEVRLDEFREIIPTILDYFASVEKQWSGKIVAVVPMLVPQQPFREFLHNQTAKRIVEAIRRQSGSRVEIYEVPVRVETGRKGLS comes from the coding sequence ATGCGGAACCTCATAAGACGGATCTTTCTCGGCAAGCCGCTGCCCACTAAGGCTCTTCGGGAAGAGCGTCTTACAAACCAACAGGCGTTAGCGATATTCGGATCCGATGCTTTGTCATCCACCGCTTATGCTACAGAGGAGATTTTGCTTGTTTTAGTGGGTTTGGGGACCCTTGCTCTTTCCGCTTCTCTCCCTATTGCTGTTGCAATATCTGGCCTTGTGATCATTGTTGCTTTATCGTATCGCGAGGTGGTGCATGCTTATCCGCAGGGTGGAGGTGTCTATAACGTGGCGAAGGCGAACCTCGGCGAGACCCCTGCGCTGCTGGGTGCTTCGAGTTTAATTATCGATTATATTCTCACGGCCACGGTTTCGGTTGCAGCCGGTGTAGCCGCCCTCACCTCCGCATTTCCGGTACTGTTCCCGTATAGGGTTCCCATAGGCATCGCAGGGATAATCATGATAATGTGGATGAATCTGCGTGGTATTCGCTCTTCAGGACGACTGTTCTCCTATCCCACATACTTCTTCATCGCTATCATGCTGCTCACGATATTCTACGGGGTCGTGAAGTTCCTAGCCGGCACGCTCCCTACCGCCTCTGCTGTAAGTGAAGTGGGGGAACCAATGCAGGCACTTGGGCTCTTCATTCTTCTCAGAGCCTTTTCTGCCGGTTGTACCGCTCTCACTGGGCTGGAAGCAATCTCTAACGGGGTCAAGGTGTTCAAAAGCCCCGAGTCTGTGGGTGCCGCAAAAACCATTTGGCGACTAGCTGCGCTTCTAATCACGATTTTACTTGGAGTCACTTTTCTAGCGTACCAGACAAAGATCGTGCCTAAGCTTGATGAAACAGCTGTATCCCAACTAGCTAGAACTTTGTTTAGTGGTAATCCCCTATACTACGCCTTTCAGGTTGCAACCTTTCTCATCCTGTTCATGGCGGCTAATACACCATACGCCGATTTTCCGAGACTCGCAGCTATGCAGGCTCGTGATGGTTACTGGCCGAAACAGTTCTCTAACTTAGGTTCGAAACTAGTCTTCTCTCAAGGGATACTGGCCCTATCCGTGGTCTCTATACTTCTCTTAATCGCGTCAGACGGATATGTGCACGCCTTGATCCCGCTGTACGCGGTCGGCGTATTCCTGGGCTTCTCTTTAACGCAGCTCGGCATGATTGTTCACAACGCCAAGCTCATATTCGACAGATCGGGTGATCGTCGTCAGAACTATCGGCGACTGGTAATCAATGGTATAGGTTTCGCAGCTACTTCGATCGTATTCTTCATAGTGCTTTACTCGAAGTTTTTTGAGGGTGCTTTTCTAATTCTGCCTATGATTGCTCTACTCTTCCTCGCCATGAAAAGAGTGAGGAACCATTACAATAAAGTGGATAAGGCGTTATCGATCAGCACTACCCAGTTTCTAGACATCCCTTCACAAAGCATTCTGGCTGTTGTTCTAGTTTCAAAGCTAGATAGAAGAGCGGTGGAGGGGGCGCGTGTCGCTAGAGGGCTTAACCCAGCTAGGACCTGTGCTCTTCATGTTACCTGTGAAAAAGATGAGGGTGAGCATCTGAAGACGGTTTGGAGCGTGCTCTTCAACGACATCCCTATTGAGGTTCGCCTAGATGAGTTTCGTGAGATAATTCCCACGATTCTGGACTACTTCGCCTCGGTTGAGAAGCAGTGGAGCGGGAAGATAGTGGCTGTTGTACCGATGCTTGTGCCGCAGCAGCCCTTCAGAGAATTCCTCCATAACCAGACCGCCAAAAGAATCGTAGAGGCGATAAGACGCCAATCTGGGAGCCGAGTAGAGATATACGAAGTCCCAGTAAGAGTAGAAACCGGGAGAAAGGGTCTCAGCTAA
- the lsrF gene encoding 3-hydroxy-5-phosphonooxypentane-2,4-dione thiolase: protein MDWGIKNRLSKIIRPDTGRTVMLAVDHGYFQGPTTGLEEPRKTIEPLLPYADALMLTRGVLRTSIDPTVNTPIVLRVSGGTSILKELSNEGLTTSIEDAIRLNVSAITLSIFIGGEYERQTLLNLSKLVNLGERYGIPVLAVTAVGRDMNRDARYLGLACRIAAELGAHFVKTYFCEDFQKVVRGCPVPLVVAGGKKIPERDALQLTYNSIHAGAAGVDMGRNIFQSEAPVAMIKAVRSIVHKDATVDEAFDLYNQLKAEQVQPSVSVQ, encoded by the coding sequence ATGGATTGGGGTATTAAGAACCGGCTTTCGAAGATTATTCGCCCAGACACTGGTCGCACTGTAATGCTGGCTGTTGACCACGGCTATTTCCAAGGCCCCACAACAGGGTTGGAGGAGCCTAGGAAGACGATTGAGCCGCTTCTCCCTTATGCTGACGCCTTGATGTTGACCCGAGGTGTTCTAAGAACCTCCATCGATCCGACGGTGAATACCCCGATTGTTCTTCGTGTCTCAGGTGGCACCAGCATCTTGAAGGAGCTTTCAAACGAGGGGTTAACCACCTCTATCGAGGACGCTATTCGCCTCAACGTCTCAGCGATAACATTGTCAATATTCATCGGAGGCGAGTATGAGCGGCAGACACTCCTAAACCTCTCTAAACTCGTCAACCTAGGTGAACGATACGGAATACCTGTGCTAGCCGTAACCGCGGTGGGTCGTGACATGAACCGCGACGCCCGCTACCTTGGACTAGCCTGCCGCATTGCTGCTGAGCTTGGTGCCCATTTCGTAAAGACCTACTTCTGCGAAGACTTCCAGAAGGTTGTGCGAGGCTGCCCAGTGCCTCTGGTCGTAGCGGGCGGCAAGAAGATACCGGAGCGAGATGCACTCCAGCTAACCTACAACTCAATCCACGCAGGAGCAGCCGGAGTCGATATGGGTAGAAACATCTTCCAGTCAGAAGCACCGGTGGCCATGATAAAGGCTGTCCGCTCAATCGTGCATAAGGACGCGACGGTCGACGAAGCGTTCGACCTTTACAACCAACTCAAAGCGGAACAGGTTCAACCCAGCGTCTCAGTACAGTAA
- a CDS encoding beta-propeller domain-containing protein: MMIRRSVAGAFLAAFLVISIVSVLDTVETPDIETEGLKAFSSMQELDSYIEKGLSSPQYRGTVFLEKGNLALAAPQATAEYSETNVQVAGVDEADIVKTDGKYIYLASGNKFMIVNAYPTDQMKVLSNSSVEGGIRGLFIAKDRLVLFEEKSFFRNEPPVGREPAIKRDLMIAPYAIGFHVKIYDTAQKNSPRLIRDISMNGTYINSRMIDDWVYIVASQSAVKYTQDKHEVVLPAINSDGKTEEVPVNEIRYSDNGDTSSSYTIIIAVNIQDETAEPAMKVMLTGFATTLYVSQRNIYVVLPDGDRWTNEGKTVIHRISINRGTVKIEATGTVQGRILNQYSMDEFENHLRIATTTSTFSRERSSTLSNNIYILNQQLKTVGTLEDLAPGEQIYSARFIGAKGYLVTFKKVDPLFALDLSDPQAPKVLGKLKIPGYSNYLHPFDENHLIGIGKDAVESKQGDFALYQGVKISLFNIADVNNPKEVSQYVIGDRGTESSVLHDPHALLFDARNGLMVLPILEARILPEKYPRGAPPEAYGEYVFQGAYVLHIDATKGVTLKGTLTHIDDTEIFLKSGYYMYSSNEILRSLYIGETLYTISTEKIKANNIDTLKEIATINLAQ, from the coding sequence ATGATGATCAGAAGATCAGTGGCTGGTGCGTTTCTAGCAGCGTTTTTAGTGATATCAATAGTATCAGTATTAGATACTGTAGAAACTCCGGATATTGAAACTGAAGGACTTAAAGCGTTCAGCTCGATGCAGGAACTAGACTCGTATATAGAGAAAGGATTGAGCAGTCCTCAGTATCGAGGCACCGTATTCTTGGAGAAAGGTAATTTGGCCCTGGCAGCGCCTCAAGCAACAGCCGAATATAGTGAAACCAATGTTCAAGTTGCAGGTGTAGATGAAGCAGATATTGTGAAAACGGATGGAAAATACATCTACCTAGCTTCTGGAAACAAGTTCATGATTGTAAACGCTTATCCCACTGACCAGATGAAGGTTCTTTCAAATTCCTCAGTAGAAGGCGGAATAAGGGGGCTTTTCATAGCTAAAGATAGATTGGTGCTTTTCGAAGAAAAATCGTTTTTCAGGAATGAACCACCAGTCGGGAGAGAGCCAGCAATTAAGAGAGACTTGATGATTGCGCCCTACGCAATCGGATTTCACGTAAAGATTTACGACACCGCCCAGAAAAATAGTCCCAGACTTATCCGCGACATCTCAATGAATGGAACCTACATAAATTCAAGAATGATCGACGATTGGGTATACATAGTAGCCTCCCAATCAGCAGTAAAATATACACAGGACAAACACGAAGTTGTTCTCCCCGCAATAAACTCTGACGGAAAAACAGAAGAAGTGCCAGTAAACGAAATCCGGTACTCAGACAACGGCGATACATCCTCATCCTACACGATAATCATAGCAGTGAACATTCAGGATGAGACCGCAGAACCCGCTATGAAGGTCATGCTAACAGGCTTCGCAACCACACTATACGTCTCACAGCGAAACATCTACGTGGTTTTACCTGATGGAGACCGGTGGACAAACGAAGGCAAAACCGTCATCCACAGAATCTCCATTAACCGAGGAACAGTAAAAATCGAGGCAACAGGAACAGTTCAGGGCAGAATCCTTAACCAGTACTCGATGGACGAGTTCGAAAACCACCTGAGAATAGCAACCACCACAAGCACATTTAGCCGGGAAAGATCAAGCACACTCAGCAACAACATATACATCTTAAACCAGCAGCTAAAAACTGTCGGGACACTCGAAGATCTAGCCCCGGGAGAACAAATATACTCAGCACGATTCATAGGTGCAAAAGGCTATCTTGTAACCTTCAAGAAAGTGGACCCATTATTCGCACTAGATCTAAGTGACCCTCAAGCACCAAAGGTATTAGGAAAACTCAAAATCCCCGGATACTCGAACTACCTCCACCCATTCGACGAAAACCACTTAATCGGCATAGGAAAAGACGCGGTTGAATCAAAGCAAGGAGACTTCGCACTCTATCAAGGAGTCAAAATATCGCTCTTCAACATAGCTGACGTAAACAACCCCAAAGAAGTAAGCCAATACGTGATAGGTGATAGAGGAACCGAATCATCAGTCCTACACGATCCACACGCACTACTCTTCGACGCAAGAAATGGCCTCATGGTCTTACCCATACTTGAAGCAAGAATCCTCCCAGAAAAATATCCACGAGGAGCACCCCCAGAAGCATACGGGGAATACGTGTTCCAAGGAGCCTACGTGCTGCACATTGATGCGACCAAGGGAGTTACGCTTAAAGGAACACTAACCCACATAGATGATACCGAAATATTCCTGAAAAGCGGCTACTACATGTACTCCTCAAACGAAATACTTAGAAGCCTTTACATCGGCGAAACACTATACACGATCTCCACAGAAAAAATCAAAGCAAACAACATAGACACACTAAAAGAAATCGCAACAATAAACCTAGCACAATAG
- a CDS encoding YciI family protein: protein MPEYIVLSSLAVDREKSAPCREAHLAYLTQLKKEGRLQMAGRFSDGTGGMYILTAGSLEEAEQMAKNDPYHANHLRRFTINGWERRL, encoded by the coding sequence ATGCCTGAATATATTGTCTTATCGAGCCTCGCAGTTGACCGTGAGAAGAGTGCTCCTTGCCGAGAGGCGCATTTAGCGTATCTGACCCAGTTGAAGAAAGAGGGTAGGCTCCAGATGGCTGGTAGGTTCTCCGACGGCACAGGAGGAATGTACATCCTTACCGCTGGTTCGCTCGAAGAGGCGGAGCAGATGGCGAAGAACGATCCGTACCACGCTAACCACTTGCGTCGCTTCACCATCAACGGCTGGGAGAGACGACTCTAA
- a CDS encoding PadR family transcriptional regulator, with amino-acid sequence MAIVSMLSASPKNGVELMDEMETMTQGWWRPSPGSIYPLLEQLTKDGMIRKRDDGRYELTEKANEELEWSFPAFRKERSLDEMFNEVSGYVSYIEELSKTDPAKTEHYQEKLKTLAERLSALAEKRSKTASKAKTKQ; translated from the coding sequence ATGGCAATAGTCTCTATGCTTTCAGCCTCGCCTAAGAATGGGGTTGAGCTGATGGATGAAATGGAAACGATGACTCAAGGCTGGTGGAGACCATCCCCTGGCTCAATCTACCCGCTTCTAGAACAGTTAACGAAGGACGGCATGATCAGGAAAAGAGACGACGGCAGGTACGAGTTAACTGAGAAGGCGAACGAAGAATTAGAATGGTCATTCCCAGCATTTAGGAAAGAGCGTTCACTTGACGAAATGTTCAACGAGGTAAGTGGATACGTTTCCTACATTGAGGAACTAAGCAAAACTGACCCAGCTAAGACCGAACATTATCAGGAGAAGCTAAAAACCTTGGCGGAAAGGCTGTCGGCACTCGCAGAAAAACGATCGAAAACAGCTTCCAAAGCAAAAACTAAACAATAG
- a CDS encoding SHOCT domain-containing protein, producing the protein MQNPQGSTDNNSRRGVIDPVIGGLIILLLIGLFISPFFFTMPAMRTYGYYFYPRPFFFFPFGFLIFIFLIFLVGRWFFWGWGWRRGYYYRGYWHHVDATEILRQRYARGEITKEQFDQMMKDLAEKS; encoded by the coding sequence ATGCAGAATCCGCAAGGAAGCACAGATAACAACAGCAGAAGAGGGGTAATCGACCCAGTCATCGGCGGACTCATCATACTGCTCCTAATCGGGCTCTTCATCAGCCCGTTCTTCTTCACAATGCCAGCAATGCGAACCTACGGCTACTACTTCTATCCGCGTCCATTCTTTTTCTTCCCATTCGGTTTCCTGATCTTCATATTCCTAATCTTCTTAGTGGGACGCTGGTTCTTCTGGGGCTGGGGCTGGCGGCGAGGTTACTATTACCGCGGCTACTGGCACCACGTTGACGCAACAGAGATTCTAAGGCAGCGATACGCGAGGGGAGAAATCACAAAGGAGCAGTTCGACCAGATGATGAAGGACTTGGCGGAAAAGAGCTAA
- a CDS encoding TldD/PmbA family protein, translating into MRITIDLLQKALQNISQVSYAEARYHHRIRNEITVGNGAVEEAKSTQNEGVGFRVLVNGAWGFASTSDTSLQVMVKTLNDAFGMAKISASAKKTKISGLAEAKLAKGVFRSPVDGSLEDHSLEEKMNLVTEIEASTRKHFDTVKSAACTYRELIDHKLIASSDGAAAEILDSKPEFRITAVASKNSERISASETVGVTGGWNDLFRKDSAEEMSRKAAETAKNLLDAKEPKGERATVILDPGMVGLIAHEAIGHTVEADFVLSGSIVKGKMGTRIASELVTLVDSGYSDIAGGAAGVLLVDDEGVPARKTVVIEKGFLRSYLHNRETAAEFGVAPTGNARAFEYSDEPLIRMRNTYIEPGDYTTEEMIREVKHGYLLKGPRSGQADANGEFMFGAQEAYLIEKGEVKDLLKGVTISGRALDVLKTVDALGRDFAYDIGAGYCGKKQLAKVDGGGPHLRCKALIGGVQ; encoded by the coding sequence ATGCGGATTACCATCGATCTGCTTCAGAAGGCGCTTCAAAATATCAGTCAAGTAAGTTACGCTGAAGCCCGGTACCACCATCGTATACGGAATGAGATTACTGTTGGGAACGGTGCCGTTGAAGAGGCAAAATCAACTCAGAATGAAGGGGTCGGTTTCAGAGTGCTGGTTAACGGCGCTTGGGGTTTCGCCAGCACCAGCGACACCAGCTTACAGGTCATGGTTAAGACCTTGAATGATGCTTTTGGGATGGCGAAGATCTCCGCCTCCGCTAAGAAGACGAAGATATCTGGGCTGGCTGAGGCTAAGCTCGCAAAGGGTGTTTTTCGTTCTCCGGTCGACGGTTCACTTGAGGATCACAGCCTCGAAGAGAAGATGAATCTTGTGACGGAGATTGAAGCGTCTACTCGTAAACACTTCGACACGGTGAAGTCTGCCGCCTGCACCTATCGTGAGCTTATAGATCACAAGCTGATAGCTAGCAGTGACGGTGCTGCCGCGGAGATTTTAGACTCTAAGCCTGAGTTCAGGATTACGGCGGTGGCGTCGAAGAACAGTGAGCGGATAAGCGCTTCCGAGACCGTCGGCGTCACAGGCGGATGGAACGATCTCTTCAGAAAGGACAGCGCTGAGGAGATGTCGAGAAAGGCCGCCGAGACCGCTAAGAACCTTCTTGACGCTAAGGAGCCTAAGGGCGAGCGTGCAACCGTAATTCTTGATCCGGGGATGGTGGGGCTCATCGCTCACGAGGCTATTGGGCATACTGTTGAGGCTGACTTCGTTCTTTCAGGCTCGATTGTCAAGGGGAAGATGGGGACACGGATTGCGAGTGAGCTGGTGACACTGGTGGACAGCGGCTACTCAGATATTGCGGGCGGAGCAGCTGGAGTACTTCTTGTCGATGACGAAGGAGTGCCTGCGCGTAAAACCGTGGTGATTGAGAAAGGTTTTCTCAGATCCTATCTTCACAACAGGGAGACTGCTGCAGAGTTCGGGGTGGCTCCTACTGGGAACGCAAGAGCCTTCGAGTACTCTGATGAACCGTTGATACGGATGAGGAACACCTACATTGAGCCCGGTGACTACACGACTGAAGAGATGATCCGCGAAGTGAAGCACGGTTACCTGTTGAAGGGGCCGCGAAGCGGTCAGGCTGACGCTAACGGCGAATTCATGTTCGGAGCCCAGGAAGCCTACTTGATTGAGAAGGGTGAAGTAAAGGATCTTTTGAAGGGTGTAACTATCAGCGGCCGCGCTCTAGATGTGTTGAAGACGGTTGATGCTCTAGGCCGAGACTTCGCCTATGACATTGGAGCCGGTTACTGCGGGAAGAAGCAGCTAGCCAAGGTTGACGGCGGCGGCCCGCATCTCAGATGCAAGGCGTTGATTGGAGGTGTCCAGTAG
- a CDS encoding MFS transporter encodes MSDAAYVFVGKAARVFVFGLVSVMTPVYLAGLGYSAFIVGVALATILAGNVFSNILLTWYGDYVGRKRSLLIFSLLMIVSGVLLYSTTYLPLMLLSFFLGNVSTTGTEAGPFQSIETGILPNLVSMERRNRAFGVYNLIGYSASSVGAFAASAPSYFQNSLLVFHLMYLLYGLVGLFLFILYLRLRSIEAVQTERKRRIGLGEISPEAKRDVAKLSFLFSIDAFGGGFVSQSLLSYWFFFVYHVSLQNLGIIFLVVNIISAISTLGASFIADKLGNLRTMVFTHLLSNIFLILIPLAGSLLASLLFLFLRQSVSQMDVPTRQVFMVEIFNDQERVSANAITNTFRSISSVFGSPISGALLAINLVSIPILAGGFSKILYDTLIFSTFRRRAK; translated from the coding sequence GTGAGCGACGCTGCGTACGTGTTTGTAGGCAAGGCTGCACGGGTGTTTGTCTTCGGGCTTGTAAGCGTGATGACCCCGGTTTACTTGGCGGGGCTGGGTTACTCCGCCTTCATTGTCGGGGTTGCGCTGGCCACTATACTTGCTGGCAACGTTTTTTCCAACATTCTGCTGACTTGGTATGGTGATTATGTTGGGCGTAAGCGGTCCCTTCTGATATTCAGTCTTCTTATGATTGTGTCCGGTGTACTGCTGTATTCGACTACGTATCTTCCGCTGATGCTGCTTTCTTTCTTTCTAGGGAATGTCAGTACTACCGGTACGGAGGCAGGGCCTTTTCAGTCGATAGAGACTGGGATACTGCCTAATCTTGTGTCGATGGAGCGGCGGAACCGGGCGTTTGGAGTTTACAACTTGATAGGGTACAGTGCATCTTCAGTCGGGGCTTTTGCAGCGTCTGCTCCTTCATACTTTCAAAACAGTCTTCTTGTCTTTCACCTAATGTATCTTCTATACGGGCTGGTGGGACTGTTTCTCTTCATCCTATATCTCAGGTTGCGAAGTATAGAGGCGGTTCAAACAGAGCGTAAGAGAAGAATCGGCCTCGGAGAGATTTCTCCAGAGGCTAAACGTGATGTTGCTAAGTTGTCGTTCCTTTTCTCAATAGACGCGTTCGGAGGAGGCTTCGTATCGCAGTCCCTCCTGTCATACTGGTTCTTCTTCGTCTACCACGTGTCACTCCAGAACCTTGGAATAATCTTCCTGGTAGTAAACATCATATCCGCTATCTCAACGCTCGGCGCATCCTTCATTGCAGATAAACTCGGTAACCTCAGAACGATGGTGTTCACCCACCTGCTCTCAAACATCTTCCTAATTCTCATCCCTCTAGCCGGATCACTACTAGCCTCGCTACTATTCCTGTTTCTAAGGCAAAGTGTGTCACAGATGGACGTACCCACAAGACAAGTCTTTATGGTGGAAATCTTCAACGATCAAGAAAGAGTCTCAGCAAACGCGATAACCAACACGTTCAGAAGCATAAGCAGCGTTTTCGGCTCGCCCATTAGCGGAGCCCTGCTAGCCATAAACCTAGTATCAATTCCAATCCTGGCCGGCGGCTTCTCCAAGATCCTGTACGACACACTAATCTTCTCCACCTTTAGGCGAAGAGCGAAGTGA
- a CDS encoding TldD/PmbA family protein — MNLTENELLEICSLTVKQAVAKGADEAEAYGVSSMESEAAIERNDIMLGKYHQASGLGIRVLKNRALGFSSINRLGRVQIDSAVDAALQIASRGSSDPYNVLPKPSKIPRLSGILDPKAESFSSEETLRHAVDLLEIAKSYDKRVTVDSGGFNTSLYSHAIVNSNGVEGSESGSVFSWFIMGMAIQGEEVSSFDFQFDGSHHMKNIDVRTTANRFSENVVSSLGSKQCEACKGTLILSPEAAIELVLQTLMSSVNSNNIQKGRSKLAGRLGEQIASSGLTITDDATWTEGLAAGGFDREGVPHQPLTVVENGVLRSYLYNTYTAAREGVKSTGHAVGDEESSPRVGTSNVLMQPGNSSLEKLLKEVRRGILVTRFSGNVNPISGDFSGVVKGGHLIVNGEKVHPLKETLIAGNVFELLQNISGISKERQKIFNFYLPYIRAENISVTSG; from the coding sequence ATGAATCTTACTGAGAACGAGCTTCTAGAGATATGCAGCTTAACCGTTAAGCAGGCTGTTGCGAAGGGAGCTGATGAAGCTGAAGCTTACGGTGTCTCCTCGATGGAGAGCGAGGCAGCTATCGAGCGGAACGACATTATGCTCGGCAAGTATCATCAGGCATCCGGATTAGGCATCCGGGTTCTTAAGAACCGGGCTTTAGGCTTCTCCTCGATTAACAGGCTGGGTCGAGTACAGATTGACTCCGCGGTTGATGCGGCGTTGCAGATAGCTTCAAGAGGCTCATCTGACCCCTATAATGTTCTACCGAAACCCTCTAAGATTCCTCGGCTATCAGGTATTCTTGATCCTAAGGCTGAGAGCTTCAGCTCCGAAGAAACGTTGAGACACGCAGTTGATCTGCTTGAGATCGCTAAGAGCTACGATAAGCGGGTTACGGTTGACAGCGGAGGCTTCAACACCTCTCTCTACTCTCACGCGATCGTGAACTCTAACGGCGTAGAAGGCAGCGAGTCAGGCAGCGTCTTCTCTTGGTTCATTATGGGAATGGCTATTCAAGGCGAAGAGGTTTCGAGCTTCGACTTCCAGTTCGACGGCTCCCACCACATGAAGAACATCGACGTTCGCACCACCGCGAACCGGTTCTCTGAGAACGTCGTGTCCTCCCTAGGCTCCAAGCAGTGCGAAGCCTGCAAAGGCACACTTATCCTGAGCCCTGAAGCAGCTATTGAGCTGGTTCTGCAGACGCTGATGAGTTCCGTCAATTCGAACAACATTCAGAAAGGACGGAGCAAGCTGGCTGGTCGCCTAGGGGAGCAGATAGCCTCCAGCGGGTTAACTATCACCGACGATGCTACCTGGACTGAAGGGTTAGCTGCAGGCGGCTTCGACAGAGAAGGTGTTCCACACCAGCCGCTCACCGTGGTTGAAAACGGGGTGCTGCGCTCCTATCTTTACAACACCTACACCGCGGCCCGAGAAGGCGTCAAGAGCACTGGACACGCCGTAGGCGATGAGGAGTCTTCGCCCCGCGTCGGGACATCAAATGTTCTGATGCAGCCCGGTAACAGCAGCTTGGAGAAGCTGTTGAAAGAGGTTCGCCGCGGCATCTTGGTGACAAGGTTCTCAGGGAACGTAAACCCGATCAGCGGAGACTTCTCAGGCGTAGTAAAAGGCGGTCATCTTATTGTGAACGGCGAAAAGGTGCATCCGTTAAAGGAGACCCTGATAGCTGGAAACGTCTTCGAACTCCTCCAAAACATCTCAGGCATATCGAAAGAACGGCAGAAGATCTTCAACTTCTACCTACCCTACATAAGGGCGGAAAACATCTCAGTAACCAGCGGCTAA